The genomic DNA CATCATAATAGCTTACAGATTGtgatgccagatgcttttgaCATCACAAAGAAACTCTTAGCAACTGTCTAAGCATACACATGACCATTTTGTGATGGGAATAGATCTCCCTTGACTGGCAAAGCAAGAGCAGTGTCTGCTGAACCCTCTTGATTCCTCAGCTTGAACATTTCAGAGTCCTCAGCTTAAACAAATTCTCAGTTCAAATCTCCAGAATTAGCTTGAAAGCATCCAGTCCTGAAGCTCAGAAGGCAAGCAAAGAGGTAACAAGTTGGCTGAGAGCATTTCAGAAGCATTCTGATAACCAAAGCAGGATGGGTGACTGGAAAAGCTACATCAACACCATCCTAAAGGATAAGAACATTGAAGATGTAGCTATCGTGGGGCACAGTGACAACAAATCAGTGTGGGCTTCCAAGCCAGGGGGCCTACTGGCTGCTATCTCACCTCAGGAAGTGGGGGTGATCATAGGCCATGACAGGAACGGGTTTCTGCAGACTGGCATCACCATAGCTGGCAAGAAGTGCAGTGTGATCCGCGACTACTTGCTTGTGGAAAAAGATGCTGTGATGGACACCAGAACCAAAGAGGGTGACAGCAAGTCCATCTGTATTGGCAAgacccccagagccctgatctTCCTCATGGGCAAAAATGGAGTCCATGGAGGAGCCCTCAACAAGAAGGTCCATGAGATGATTGCAAGCATGAAAACCCAGAGTAGCTAGAGCAAAGGACATAGATACTTCCCCCAAGGAAAATGAGCTTATCCttgctttaaaagaaagaaaacaaattcctGATTTCACGTAACTGTCTATTTGTTCATTTCCTTCAGGTGGGATGGAGTGGGGTGGAGGAACTTGCTATTATACTAGCAACCTGCCTGCCCATCTCTTGAGGGAGTGCTGAACACGATTGTTACCCTTAATGTCCCCAGTCCCATCAGTCTGTCTCCAAGCCAACTAATGTGGTACCCTGACCATTTCCCACTCTCCCAGTTCTCTGTTAGCAATAGCTTTGAGAAAAGGGGGATTTGGTCTCTTTTACTGGCTAGTCCCTGACTGTCACTCTTTGAGGTCATTACATCTGCTCCTTGTTTCTTCGAACAGTCACAAACACTAAGGAATAGCAGGGCTATTTCGGACAGTCAATTTCTATTCTGTTTTGGATAATGTTCCATTAGGCAATTACTAACATGAACTattcattttctttcatattaTGGCATTTTATTAGCCAAAGCTCTGTATCGTTGTCCATTAGAGGGTTTATTAAAGGCAGAATGTAGCTAGTCCAATTAGTATTGGAACCCTGAAGGGTTGGGTGTCACAGGCTGCACCTCTGCTATGTGTGCTGTGTAGATGATAAAGCCACAGTCTGACCACAGGTATCACTGGAAATAGCCCAGCTAACTTGGGAGGCTAACTATTGATCATCCAGAGTTGGGCTATTACGGCAGCCTCATGCTGCCAAACCTATTGGCTGACCTGAATTCTGGGTGTAGAACCGCCCCCATCCATCTTTCACGTGTTTGCTTCCATCACTGCACATTTTACAGTAACTTTGGAACAGAAGTGACCTTTCTTTAACTGATTTTTTGAAGCCACCCATACTTTTTGGTGAAGATGGGGCCAGTTCCTTCCCCATTCAACCCTTTCTTTCCCATGATAGGTACCCTCATACCTCTTTGCATCAGCTGGTCTCTGTTCTGTGATTCCTTCACACTCCACTAGCACTGCCTCTACAAGAGAAAGCCATGTTGTCATGAATGCTGCagcacttcctcttcccttgcaggAGATGCCACATACAGGGGTGGGTCTAGCCAGGACAGTGCAAAaagagcagggctttggagtggagcccagagctggagcgcagagcagctccggagcagtggagctgcaagtttttgcctggagctggagcagagccagagtaCAGCTCCAAAACCCGGAAAAAGAGAACACTTTCTCCTTCACAATGCAGCAGCCAGCAAGAAGCAGAACTGGATGGCGCTGGGCTGGGAGaataaagaaaagcaaaggagGGGCACTTCCTCCCCAGATTTATCCCCTTTGGACATTATGtctcatgtttttttttctcctgaaggCTGGTAGATATATGCTCCAGCCAGACTAGGTACTGCACTGCCAGGGCATTGAACCAGGGCATTGCGTGAGAACCAAACTTCTGCTTTCACTATAATGGGCGACTGTTTGCTCTGCCCGAACACCTCAACACACAAAGacaccccattgtgccaggtgatGTGCTGTACCAGGAGATCTTAATACATTACACCAGGGATcgtcaacctttggcatgcggcccatcagggaaatccactggcgggctgggagggtttgtttacctgcagcatccacaggttcagccgatcacagttcccactggctgtggtttgccattccaggccaatgggggaagtggcgtgggcctgGAGCTGCGATCgcctgaacctgcagatgctcaggtaaacaaaccatcccagtctgccagtggatttccctggcaggccgtgtgccaaaagttgccagtCCCAGCATTACACAATACCAAAGCACAACATTATGGCACTCCGCCCTCTATGCCAGGAAAGCTCAACTCTCTACACTAGCAAGTCTGTCAAGGGATCCCATTACACAATGGCACCCCACCTTCGCACCACACTCATTGTCTGATCACTCAGCTTTCCGATCCCATTGGGCTACAAGGAAATTGCTTTTGAAGAATGCACGAGGCCCCCACAGAAATAAGGTCTGAGCCAGGATCATGGCAAAAATTAGACAGGCCATCTCCTAAATACATCTGAAGTACAAAAAAATCTTCTGTGCTCCTTGATAAATATGAATTTTCTAATTGTATACGGCACTAATATTAAGCCCATATGAAGATTAGTAGCTGTAACATGCTGCTGAGAACTCTCAGAACTGTGaacactctgcctcagcaagagtgaGCTTTTCTGAAAATTAGCCTGTGCATCAGCTCCCCTGCGAAACCAGCCTGtcttcctcaccagcaaactcctcaaggATCTCCCAGCCCAGCCGTTGCCTAGCAGGTAACAGTCAGTGAGCTCCAGTCCCCAAGCTCCTTTCTCTGCTATGCGCAGCCCCTACCACTGTACAAAGTTTGCTGCTCTATTAAAGAGTCGCTACATCACAGCTTGTTAATTGGAGTTAACATACCCCTCCCATCAAATACAGCATTGCACTGATCTGCCTTCAGATTGATTCCCTGGGATATAGTCTCCTGTCTCCTCTAGAGGCCCAACTCCATCTTGATTAAGGTGCTTGCTGGTGTGTTCCAACGTATTACTTCCTGCTGCagttttacagtgtaaatattctCCTCTTGCTGCCTCCAATACAAATAGCCCATTGAATTTGGCCACACTTGGTTGGTTTGTTGGCCTCTTTCCTTTGTGTTGAGGAAACATATTTATCAACTTCCCCTGACATGCCTGGTTCAAACACCTTTTAGGCACAGATTTCAAAGCATAATATTCCCGAGTATCACAATGTCACACACATTTAACAATGATATTGTTGACCAGTGTGGtggtagttttcaaatgatatttcACTGGGCATATTGTGTACAAATCTGACAGCCATATTTGCAGTAGTGTGCAGGGTGTGAACACAGGGGTCCCTAAGCCACAGGAGCATGCAGTCACATGAAAAACAGTATCAAGGAAACCAAACTTCGAACACATTAGCTTGAGTGCACCTTAGCAAAAGGAAGGAACCCTCCATTAAAACTACAACACAGGCACGGTCAGCAAGCGCTTCCCCCAAAAGGATAATACTTATACCCagcaattaaaacaaattaacataAGTCCCAGACAGTATATATGATATATACACACAGGAAGACACAGGCACTGTCCTACATTGCTGAGAGCCTAAAATGACGTTACAAGCCACTGCTTATTAAGCATCTGCAGATCATGCATTTTTATCCTGGCCAAAAAGCTTCACAGAGAACACAGTTCTTTGTGGTTAAAATTGCCACTTGCTTCCACAAGCTCAACACAACAACGACTCAACATTCTGTTGTGCGTGAAGTCTTCTTTACTGAGCAAATCACAAAATACAGTCTCTGCTCTCCAACACATACAGGCTGAAAGACACAGCAGACAGGACTGGAGATTAGGAGAGAATAATTTTGGGAGTTTGTTTGCTCACTTCTTGTGGGCATCACCAAAGGTTGGACTTGAATGTGGAGCAGTTTTGCTTTTAGAATTAGAATTAGAAATACAGTTAGGACATGGAGGAAAACAGCCCTGGTTTGTACTGCACATTTTAACAGCGTTATGCATCCAGGCAGCAGTAGCTCCTTGGTTATACACTGCAGTGATAACGGCCAGTGATCTGAACCTAGGGAGGGCACATGTGACTGTATACACAGAATAAATTTAGAGAACAATCATTTCAAAGCCTAAACAGAACTGGAATCCACAGTTCCCCAAATCCTCAAGCTCTGAGGTAAAAGATCTTTTGTTTAGCTCAGCCTAAGAGAGTGTTTGTTACATTTAACCCTGACTTCCTCTGTAGCCTGGTCTGGTGAAACTACAGGAAAAATAACAAGAGCCAGGAAAACAGCAGCCTCTGCATGAGCTCCTTCCTCCTGTGGTGATGTGAGAAATCCAGAATAGAGCTGAATTAGTATTTCGCATGTCCTGAGAGAGGCGATTTGCTCATACACGCAAGACCTCCTGAAAATACCGCTAGTAACTAACTTGTCAGGcagatttcattttattttcagacaCACTCATGTAATCCAGGAGCCAAATACGTTAATTCCCTCTGAGACAAAAAGGTTTGCAACAACCTGTACAAGAACAACGGTCTGGTTTAGTTACAATACAAACAGAGCTGCAGGTTTTAACTGGATTCTAATTTAGTTATAGGCAGAGCAGGCTGTGCCACCTGTAGTTAAGGCaacctgacactttccattataagaccatGTTTTCGGTTGCTTATAATATTGTCAAACTTTAACAGTACAGTCTGAAAATTTCCATATCAAGTGTTTGCCTCAGGCTGTACATTTTTAGAAACTTTCTGCTAAAATTGTTCAGTTCTTTCCAAGAATGGGCTTCACCAAGTACAAAAGCCAGAGCATCAGAGACTCAGGTGTGGGTCCTTAGCTGCCAGCTCCTCTGATTCTGAATACACTCACTGTGAGAGTTCACGGTTGTGAACCCTGATGAAAAATTGATGAAAAATATTGTTGGGCTCATAAGTGTTCTGGAGTGATCTGTCTTACGCTTATTCCTTTGATGGCCATAATTATCCAACATTACAAACTACTGCCCAGTGCACAGAGGTGTGGCCCAGTGGTTAGTGGACAAACCTGGGAATAAGGGTTTCCTGAGTTTTGAGGCTGTCTTTCCTTAGCAATACACCATTCCTTCAGTTCTGCAAAAcacaggagaggaggaaagacaATGCCACAAACTCACTCACCTTCTATATCTTTCAGTCAGAAAGTCACATGGCTTTCAGGATGAATTGGCCAGGGGAGAtcaaaattcacacacacacacacaattttctaGATTTCCTCTAAACAGAACAAACAATAGATTCAAAATATCCATTTAAGAGGAGGCGAGGTGGATAAAAGCATCACGGCTTCCATTTATAATCTTCAAAGAAACCAATTTGTTCAGTAAGTCATGCACTGGAACTGAACTCAGTGTAATGAACATTGGGGGAATCTCTGGTGAATAATTGGCAATGATAGAATTAAAAATAGGGTCATTAATAATGAATGCCTTCTAGCAGAGAACACTTCTGCAAAGGCACTTCCTTTATGGGGAACCACTTATGCAGATTTGTAGATTTTCAGCAGGCCTTATTGTAATAAAAGTCAACTAAATCGGTATGTGGCATCATCCATTATCCAGCAGTGTAGCATGGTTCTAGCACCACTGAAAAGCATCTTTTTACACTGACAGCAGTAAATCCTGGACTCTGTGAATTTACCATTATCAAGCATATGCAACCTTGATTATTTTAAGCAAATATCCAATCATTGACACAGTGACTTGTTCCCCATCTTctattagttaaattgaaaatTCCTTCAATTTTCTGTAACCCCAATTATCCAAACATATTGAGTGTCACCCACAGAACTTGAATAATCACAGTGGATCTGTGCATGCTCTGGGGAAGCTGATAAAGGCCTGCACTATAGGGATAAAAAGACATCTCGGCAATGATTGTAAAGCCTGGCAAGATCCGTAGATGAAAGTGCAATGCGTTTTTAAAACTTTAGAAAAATATAATACTCCTGCtgccttacatttaaaaaaatcatgcaaaATGGCCATTGAGCTGTTGAGTTCAAACAGGGTACGCATCTGAAACGCAGAGAAACATCCCACTGTAGGGGCTTGACACAGAATCTGGATTAAAGATCATCATGACAAATTACACTCCCTACTCTCCCTGTTCAAGTAACAGCTCTAGTATTGTTCCTGTCAGAGAGCTAATCCTTGACATAAGGCCATACCAGAGAACAATGAGCATTGCTAACTCGCACAGAACTTTGAATTCTGCCCAGCAGTTGACACTAAAGGACAATTCCCTAGAGGTTAGAGGTTGTGGATTCTGCACTGGTCTCAATCCATGGACACAGCTTTCATGGAGATCCTTGCATGTTGCTCACAAGGATCAAAGGCACAGCATGGTTCTATGTGCCGGTGTTTTCAGCCAGCTGGAGTCAGAGATCTTGCTATTTGGCTTCTTAATACATCAAATACATAAATGACACCTTTGGTTACCACGGTGAGTAGTAGTATGGCAGAGGTGAGCCTCTATGATTCAAGAAGCAGCCCTACCACCTGTCATAATCCCAGACTAAACGCCTCTCCCCAAAAAACACAGCCTCCTACCCAtgccaggaggaggagaattTGCATCTATTAGGTCTTTTAAAACCTCATTAAATATACAGACTCCTCTCTGGGCCTCTAATGCTGCTTGAAGTAAAAAAAGTCTCCAAGGCAGGCCATGAACACGTGATTTGCGAAGCTTATAGATGTTAGCACTAAGTTTACCTGAGGGACAGGAAGATAAAGGGTGAACAATTAATAGTGAGCAGGGGGCTAGAGAAATGAAACACAGAAAAAGTTGAAGGGAGAAAAGACACCATATTTTAAAGACAGCAGAACACAAGCTCCCCCATTTGCACTATGAtctgggcaggcaggcagaggatCTCTAACAGGTTGCTCGTTGCTTAAGCGAATGCTGCACTGTGACTAGCAAAGCTCTGTAAGTGGCTTATAAAGGTATGTGTTACTGTGTGTCAAGGCCTTTTCTGAAGCATACCACTGCAAAGCATGCTGTGCAATGGAGCACTTCTCTGTAGTGGAGCAAGTTGTGCAGGTGAAACCAATAACAATCATGAGTGCTCTAACATTTCCGGTGAATCCGTTGAGAGTTATAATGGCCATTAAACTACTCTGGCCAGAACAGCAGTCCTCGGCCTTATTCTGTTCAATGACACAGGATTTGTAACGATCACTGAAGGCACTTGGAATAGGTAAACAAGAACTTAATTTAAAGGTGacctattaaaaaagaaaaggtgtgCTTTTGCCCATTTTTGCTTCATTACATAAACTTTAAAAggcaaagttttcaaaaaaaatagtCACTTCAGGTCTTGTATAGTCTGTTACAgctagcagttctcaaactgtggttgcaaccccgttttaatggggttgccagggctggccttagacttgctggggcctggggctgaagccccaccacccagggccgaagccccaccacccagggccaaagctaaagcctgagccccactgcccaggcctgaagcccttgggtttcaGCTTTCGCCTCCCACCCAGAGCggaggtgggctcaggcttcggtccccccttctggggtcatacagtaatttttgttgaaattctAGATTTCTAGAACTAGTGGGATGATGATATCGCAAGAAATCAAACCCCAAGAAATTGAGAGGGGAAGGAAATTaaatcacagtttaaaaaatTCTTACTCCTCCATAACCTATTTGCCCCTGCTGCAacattgccaactcttgcaatacttggtgtttttcttaaaacctcaGCTACTCAGATCATGTTATTAGACAAAGAACTTCAGCTTTCATTTGGAGAGAAAAAGTTTCTAgacctcatggttgcagagaaataCTCGAAATTGTGACCTGAGTGCACTTTAAAGCATCAgataccagaaggcaaataaccTAATGCAAGATTTAttagatttcattatttttaagccaatctcatgattttgggggccttcCTTATTTATAAATGCTTGAGGCTGGCCATACTGCCACAGTATTTACTGTAGTATAAATGTCTAAACAGAAGCTCAAAAACTCCTGACAAACACTTGGAAGACAAGATCTCTTTGTGAACACTTCATTACCATTACTCCTTCAATTGAGGGCTGAGACAATTCCCATTCTAGTTCTCTGATCCTCTTTGGAGACCTTCTGCAAAAACTGGAAGACTTACCATTCCTGATATTTTAAAGGTAAAAGTCccccaaatgtttaaaaagctgcCTTTCAGGCCTATATTATCATAAGAAAGCCAAAAACAGAGGCAGaatattgacacacacacacccgccgcCCCCTTTGTAGATCCCTTTCCAAAACTCAGCTGGTCCTTTTCCTATTTCCTTTTATCACAGTCACTTCTCCACAGTGCTGGCTCCAGCTTTGGATTCATTCAGGACTAGCAAACAAACACCTCTCTGCTGTCTTGTTTTCAgcttcagaaaaaaattcaaatctcAAGTTAGCTAGCAGTTATGTTTGCGAAGAATCACTCGTTTCTGAGGTTCTTTGATGCAGAGAGTCTGCAAAGAGCCTGGGAAAATAGCTCTGAGAAATGTCAATTGCCCCATTTATTTGAGGGAGGTGTTAACTCAGATGCCAAAGAATGATAATGTAAATCAACTTTGTTTTCTAATTCATTCCTCTTGTGAGAAGGGAGGACCATAGATCGCTAAAATTTACTATGAGTTAAGTCTCATTTTGATGCCCCAAATGGATGACCCTTGGGAATTATCACCATTCTCCATCCCCCAGTTAGAATGAGCCAAACAAAAGCAACCTAGAAGAGCACATGGGTAGAATTAAGCCACAGCAAGGGGGAGCCAAGGTCAGGGAGTTCAGATATCACACACAATCAAATTGTGAATACCTACACCATCTACTGGGAGGGGCTTCTCCTTGTGGTGATTCACATGGGCAGAACTTGCTTTATGGGCAGAGCTTGGAGCTATCCACCATTGTTTTATTTCCAATTCAACTCTTGGATGTGTTCAACTCCTTGAGCTGTAGCATGCCCTCCAAAGTAAAACATCATGGAAGTTGGGTAAAGAATGCGAAAACATACAATCTAGACATGGCAGTCACACAACGGCATGCCTTCCAAAAACTCACACCTCGGGTGTGGGTACAAAACAGGTACAGGAGATGGAAGAGTaagtgaaaaagcagcagaggtaCCAAAAACCAAATATTCTCTGTGTGTCTACTACATAAAGACAACTATCCTTTTCCATAATGGTCAGCTTGGTTGATTACATTGCCTTCTTTCTGAAAGGATACAACACCACCTGCCCAAGAGGCCATGCCTACGAGACAGTCTCATTCTAACAAATAATTCAATACCCCCAAACTTACTTTGCTCCTCCAATAGGCCATCTCCAGTAAGCAACTGATTTCTCTAGGTTCACTGTATTTAGTTAAAGCACGAAAGGCCCCTAACAACATCTAGGTATAACCACAGATTGCTCTGGTGATCCTGTATGCATGTGG from Chelonoidis abingdonii isolate Lonesome George chromosome 3, CheloAbing_2.0, whole genome shotgun sequence includes the following:
- the PFN3 gene encoding profilin-3; protein product: MGDWKSYINTILKDKNIEDVAIVGHSDNKSVWASKPGGLLAAISPQEVGVIIGHDRNGFLQTGITIAGKKCSVIRDYLLVEKDAVMDTRTKEGDSKSICIGKTPRALIFLMGKNGVHGGALNKKVHEMIASMKTQSS